One segment of Cystobacter fuscus DSM 2262 DNA contains the following:
- the modB gene encoding molybdate ABC transporter permease subunit: MDPTALLLSLRLAGWTTMLLLPLGLPIAWWLARSRWRWKFLLEALVSLPLVLPPTVLGFYLLRAMGPRGPLGPAFEALSGHPLPFSFEGLLLASVLSSLPFSVQPFTAALAGVDPRLIEASWCLGVSRARTFFRVVLPLAATGILSGMVLTFAHALGEFGVVLMVGGNLPGRTRTASIAIYDAVQALDYDAAGRMSLVLLVVSFVVLALTQGLRRGREGAWTRRS; the protein is encoded by the coding sequence GTGGACCCGACCGCCCTGCTGTTGAGCCTGCGCCTCGCGGGCTGGACGACGATGCTGCTGCTTCCGCTGGGGTTGCCCATCGCCTGGTGGCTCGCCCGTTCGCGGTGGCGGTGGAAGTTCCTGCTCGAGGCCCTGGTCTCGCTCCCGCTGGTGCTGCCCCCCACGGTGCTCGGCTTCTACCTGCTGCGGGCCATGGGCCCCCGGGGTCCGCTGGGGCCCGCCTTCGAGGCGCTCTCCGGACACCCCCTGCCCTTCAGCTTCGAGGGCCTGCTGCTCGCCTCCGTCCTCTCCAGTCTGCCCTTCTCCGTCCAGCCCTTCACGGCCGCGCTCGCGGGCGTGGATCCCCGCCTCATCGAGGCCTCGTGGTGCCTGGGCGTGTCCCGCGCGCGGACGTTCTTCCGGGTGGTGCTGCCCCTGGCGGCCACGGGCATCCTCTCCGGCATGGTGCTCACGTTCGCGCACGCGCTGGGGGAGTTCGGCGTGGTGCTGATGGTGGGCGGCAACCTCCCGGGCCGCACGCGCACGGCCTCCATCGCCATCTACGACGCGGTGCAGGCGCTGGACTATGACGCGGCGGGGAGGATGTCGCTCGTGCTGCTCGTCGTGTCGTTCGTCGTGCTGGCCCTCACCCAGGGGCTGCGCCGTGGGAGGGAGGGCGCATGGACGCGGCGCTCCTGA
- a CDS encoding WecB/TagA/CpsF family glycosyltransferase, producing MRGVMRLVTARAGLVPSRPWRFDKSPAGGLPRVRIGHVPLDLGRLDEVLRAVEGLVTGGQGGRILLPDVEQVVRAERDEVLRSALATAELSLAGGPSMIRAAGRLGVPALALEPRAGAQWLPPLATLARERAWRVVVVAERPKLSEWAAGALRDRYGLLAVGVAAPDVPDNGRGPWVDTLIDRIELTRPDLVWVSMDTPKQELFCQHAAQRLHGAVLLGVGSAMESLLVGRGGARARGALRSPWRWLLQRLAFQRVLAHARAT from the coding sequence ATGCGTGGGGTGATGAGGCTGGTGACGGCACGGGCTGGGCTCGTTCCGTCCAGGCCCTGGCGGTTCGACAAGAGCCCCGCGGGCGGCTTGCCGCGGGTGCGCATCGGACACGTCCCCCTGGACCTGGGCCGCCTGGATGAGGTGCTCCGGGCCGTCGAGGGACTCGTCACGGGCGGCCAGGGGGGACGTATCCTCCTGCCGGACGTGGAGCAGGTGGTGCGCGCCGAACGCGACGAGGTGTTGCGCTCGGCGCTCGCCACCGCGGAGTTGTCGCTGGCGGGAGGCCCCTCGATGATCCGCGCCGCCGGGCGTCTGGGGGTACCCGCGCTCGCCCTGGAACCGCGAGCGGGCGCGCAGTGGTTGCCGCCGCTGGCGACCCTGGCGCGGGAGCGGGCCTGGCGCGTCGTCGTGGTGGCCGAGCGTCCGAAGCTCTCGGAGTGGGCCGCGGGCGCGCTGCGCGATCGCTACGGGCTCCTGGCGGTGGGCGTGGCCGCGCCGGACGTGCCGGACAATGGCCGGGGGCCGTGGGTGGACACCTTGATCGACCGCATTGAACTCACGCGGCCCGATCTGGTGTGGGTGTCCATGGACACGCCCAAGCAGGAGCTGTTCTGCCAGCACGCGGCCCAGCGGCTGCACGGGGCGGTGCTGCTGGGGGTGGGCTCGGCGATGGAGTCCTTGCTGGTCGGGCGCGGCGGGGCGCGTGCCCGCGGTGCGTTGCGCTCGCCGTGGCGGTGGCTGCTCCAGCGGCTGGCGTTCCAGCGGGTGCTCGCCCACGCTCGCGCCACCTGA
- a CDS encoding ABC transporter ATP-binding protein yields MDAALLIELEKRFRDGPTIHAHLTLPATPGRVAVLFGPSGAGKTTVLRALAGLDRPEHGRILFHGETWCDSSTRVFLPPQARRIGFLFQDYALFPHLTAEQNVQFGLAHLPVAERQERSRALFSLLHLEGLERRGARELSGGQQQRVALARALAIRPRLLLLDEPLSALDAPSREGLRGELRRLLRELGVPTVVVTHDRLEALALGDDLVAMEQGRVCQVGPVADVFNHPAELAVARMTGIETVLPGRVVRRETGLATVEVGPHALLALESTPGGDAVFVCLRAEDVTLGPPEAAPTSARNRLACTVVSLVPEGALVRVTLDAGVPLVARVTRLSREELGLAEGRAVTASFKAPAVRLVPRP; encoded by the coding sequence ATGGACGCGGCGCTCCTGATCGAGTTGGAGAAGCGCTTCCGGGACGGCCCCACCATCCACGCCCACCTGACGCTGCCCGCCACGCCGGGCCGGGTCGCGGTGCTCTTCGGCCCCTCGGGCGCGGGGAAGACCACGGTGCTGCGCGCCCTGGCGGGGCTGGACAGGCCCGAGCACGGCCGCATCCTCTTCCACGGGGAGACGTGGTGTGACTCGAGCACCCGCGTCTTCCTGCCACCCCAGGCGCGGCGCATCGGCTTTCTCTTCCAGGACTACGCGCTGTTTCCCCACCTCACCGCGGAGCAGAACGTGCAATTCGGCCTCGCGCACCTGCCCGTGGCCGAGCGCCAGGAGCGCTCGCGCGCCCTCTTCTCGCTGCTGCACCTGGAGGGACTGGAGCGCCGGGGCGCGCGCGAGTTGTCCGGAGGCCAACAGCAACGGGTGGCCCTGGCGCGGGCGCTCGCCATCCGCCCGCGCTTGCTGCTGCTGGACGAGCCCCTGTCGGCGCTGGACGCGCCCTCGCGCGAGGGACTCCGGGGCGAGCTGCGGCGGCTGCTGCGCGAGCTGGGCGTCCCCACGGTGGTGGTGACGCATGATCGGCTCGAGGCGCTCGCGCTGGGAGACGATCTCGTCGCCATGGAGCAGGGCCGGGTGTGCCAGGTGGGGCCGGTGGCCGACGTGTTCAACCACCCGGCCGAGCTCGCGGTGGCGCGGATGACGGGGATTGAAACCGTGCTGCCGGGCCGGGTGGTGCGGCGCGAGACGGGGCTGGCCACGGTGGAGGTGGGTCCCCACGCCCTGCTCGCCCTGGAGTCCACGCCCGGAGGAGACGCCGTCTTCGTCTGTCTGCGCGCGGAGGACGTCACCCTCGGCCCGCCCGAGGCCGCGCCCACCAGCGCGCGCAACCGGTTGGCGTGCACCGTGGTGTCGCTCGTGCCCGAGGGTGCCCTGGTGCGCGTGACGCTCGACGCGGGCGTGCCCCTGGTGGCCCGGGTGACACGGCTGTCGCGCGAGGAGCTGGGGCTCGCCGAGGGACGCGCCGTCACCGCCTCCTTCAAGGCGCCCGCCGTGCGGCTCGTTCCCCGCCCGTGA